TGAAGCATTCGCCGAAGCCCTATGCCAAGCATTATCCGCATGATGTGGCAGGGCTGGCCGACCATGATCAGGAAGCGTTCGACTGCTGCTCGCTGGCGCATCCGCAAGGCAATCTTTCAAGGGAATCAAGACGGCAGCCAAACGATGCCCGCGAAAATCGAATTCTGACCATTCTGTGCGACTACTTCGACCAGATTGCCTATCTGTTCATGAAACAGACCGGGATCAGCATGTCCAGGGCCTTGGCCAGGAGCATGCTGGACACCTATCTGGGAGGTGAAGGCTATCGATACACCGGAGCCAGTCCGGTCAATGTCCCCTGGATATTCTGGTACATGTCCCACGGTCAGGATCTGTACGGAAAGATCATCCCCGACGAGGATCTGCGCGCGGCAATCTGCGAAGCCTGCCCCAGCGTGCATTTCACTGCGGACAATCAGTTGCAGTCGAAATCCTTCGTCGAGCCTCGTTTCTGGATCACCAAACACCGCCAGTCCCGTGACGCAAACAACAGCCTGAAGGAAAGCATGGAACTGGTGATCTCGGAAGGGAAAAGGGAAATCTTCAGGAAGAAGATAGACTTTGATTACGAATGGTTTGCCAACCTGATGAACCAGCCTGACGAAAAGCGCCCCAACAGGAGATTCTGCGAGATTGCGAGGGAGATGGTTCGGGACCGAATGGGGAACTGCCGTTGAACGTGTGTTGTGCGATTTTGCAAATACATGTAGCCTGAAAGCTCACTCAGTGGAGGAAAAGATGGCTATTTTGACTAGGGAAGAAAAGTTCCAGATTCTTCGGGCTGCTCGGCTTGCCGAAGAGAGAGGCGACAAGGATGAAGCGGATCGTCTGCGGCGTAAACTGCCGCTGCCGCTGCACCTTGCCCAGTTCATGAAGGATGAATTCGGTCCCGAATACTTGATTCAAGGCGATTGGAATTTATCAGAAATCGAGGCAAGCCATGGAAAGGATTGGATTGCTCGATAGATATATCGCAAAGATAGCTTCAGATTGGGAAGCCTTTGACCAGAAGGAAAACACGCCCGAAGCCAAGGAATATCAAGCTGGCCTCCAGTCTACGCTGAAAGTTCTGAAGGATCTCGGAGCAGTCCGGGATCCACGGCTCATTCTGCTTGCGGAAAAGGTCACTCTGCAACAGGAGTTGGCGACATATGCCAATGCTCCCGAGATGATCAACAGCATCAAGCCAGCCCTGCAGCAGATCGCGGAGGCCTCGGCAACCCTGCAGCTGGTACGTGACCACAATGCGTATACTCAGGCTGCTGTCACCTATTCTTCGAAGCGCAAGCAGGCTGGGCTGCCACTGGATGCCTTCCGTGAGTTCGCCAAGTCCCATACGGCCAGATTGACCAATCGTCTCAAGGCGTCCTCGGCGGTTTCGGAGAAAAATATTCTGAGGCAACGCAAGGAGAACTTGAAAGTCGCCAATCAGATGTACATGCTGCTACAGCGTGAAGCTCTTGGGCTTGCTCCTGAAGCTGAACAGGAATTGACGCGGTAGCAATCCTACCGTCCCAATCCTCGGGTCTTGTTCCTATCGGTCTCCCGCCTCACCACATTCCCTTCCATCTCGAAATTCTTGCCAAACTTCCGCCAGGCCAGTTGTTCGGCAACGGCTGCGGCTTGTTCGTTGGCGCGGCTGAAGAACAGCTCCTTGCCCATGTCCTTGATCATGCCGCCGTTGGTGAGGGTGTAGAGCACGTTGCCCTGGTTATCCACGCGGAACTTGCAGCCCTGAAGATGCTGAACCGGAGTGGTGACATCCCTCTCCCGAACTTCCACGTTCTTTGAACGCAGGATGGCCATGGCTACCTTGTCGCCGGTCTCGGCCTTGTGCTTCAGAAAGCCGATCCAGTTGTGGTAGGGCGTTTCGTCGCGGAGCTGCTTGCGCTGCTTGTCCTTTCGAACGCGCAGGGCTTCCTCCTGCTTCAGGCTTTGGACCTTGGCTTGAGAGATGAGCGCCTTCTTGTCCTTCCAGACAAGATCGGGCCTGTTGCGGATCTCACGCTGTTTTCGCTTCCATTCCGTTCGGATGTCGGCCAGGTCCGAGTTCTCCTGATGGCGGAAAGCCTCGTACTGCTGTTTTTTCTCGTCAATGCTGGTCCGATATTCCTGATACAGCTGACCTCGCTCCGGAGCACGGTGCAAGGGCTTGGAGTCGTAACGGCTGCGGGCAGGAACATCCTCCAGCCCCCGCGCCTCACGGAATGTTCCGAATCGCTTTTCAAGACGGGCCTTGGAAAACTCGCGGCCCAAGGCGCTGGCCTTGACTTGTTGCTTGCCGAATCGGTTCCTGATCACGCATCCGTTGCCACGAAGGGCAATCTCCATCCCCTGATCCGCCAGAATTTCGTGAAGCTCCTGCCATGCTCTGGCCAGTTTGAGCTTGTGGGCCAGTTTGTCCCGGCGTTCCTGAACATAGCCGTCAAAGGACTGCTGCCCGGAATGCGCCTCATAGGTTCTGGCCTTGTCGTTGTCATGACGAGGCGGACCGTCCGGATCCCGGCCATTGTCGATGATGAGGCCGAATTGCTTTTCCAGCTGCCGGCACACCTGATCGCGTTTGTAATAGTCGCGGAACGGCTCGTGTCGGGTGAGGCGTTCCGGATGAATCATGTTGTAGGCAACATGCATGTGAATGTTGGCCGTGTTTTTATGCACGCCGCAATGCCGCTGATGCTCCTCGAAGCCAAGGGCCTTGGCAAATTCCTTTTCGATTTCCCTGAAACGCTCCGGAGTCAGTTTGGCCTCGTCCTCGGGGCGAAACGAGATGATGAGGTGATAGGTCTTTTCCTTGGTCGTGCGCAGGTTCAGATCCTGCGTGTCCTCCACCTCCTGAATGGCCAGTGCAAAGTCGTCGCCGGCCCAGCAGCCTGCCGTCCACGCCATGAGGCATTTCTCGCCCTTGTGACTGGCATCGGCGATGTATCTGGCCAGACGACCGTAATCGTCGTTTTCCGGCTTGCACTGAATCTTGCGGCTGATCATATGCGTGCGACCACTCGCTTGATTTCCCGTTGCCGATCCTCGATGCGCCAAAGCAGCTCGCGGACATCGAATTCATGCTCATCCTCGTTGGTGAGCCACATCTTGAGCAGTCCGCCAAGTCGGCCAAGGTCAGCATTGACCGTGAGCAGATCCCGTCGGGCCTGCCGGTCCTCCCGGCTCCGGATCTGGTAGCCGAGGCACACGCGCTTGGCGAAGGTGGACACGGACAGGCCGCACAGCCCGGCCTTGTCGATGATGCGCTGATGCTCCTCGTCCGAGACGTAAACCTTCATGGCCGTCTTTCTGCTTGGCATGAATGCTCCTTGCTTTTCAGCCCGCCTCAAGCGGGCTTTCCTGCGTTGAGCCGAAGGCGAATAAGCCACCCCAGCCCCCAAGGCTGTGGCAGGACGTAAGGTAGTCTCCACGAAGTGGGCCTACCTTACCTGTCCTGCCTTCGGGCTCCACAGGAGTGTACGCGATTTTGCAAGAATTCCGCAATCATTTTGGGATATTCCGTTAAATCCTGCTGATTCCTGTTCGGTATCGTTACGGCTCGTTGAATCCTGTAAAATCTTGCAGAATCTCGCTAAATCCTGCGTCGGATTTTCACGACTCCGCTGACTCCCGGACGGCCCCCTGAATTGTCGGATTTGGTCTTCTGTGATATTTTTTCTTCTCAACGGATCGAGCTTGAAAGGAGTGGGGCGGATGCCCCTTTTTTCATGATGAAAAACGAGAAAATGGAATACGGACGAGTGGAAGTGCTTGGCCGGGCTGTCGGCGATGAGGCCGAAACGCAGCGCGTTCCCCTGTACCTTTCCCGAGTTTCAGCGGGATTTCCGTCCCCTGCGGATGACTATGTGGAAAGCGCATTGGATTTGAACGAGTATTTGATCAGCAATCCGGCAGCGACATTCATGGTCCGGGTAAGCGGCGATTCCATGACCGGGGCGGGCATTCAGGACGGAGATGTGCTGGTTGTGGATCGTTCGCAGGATGCGCGGCCGGGCAAGATCGTGGTTGCGGTTCTGGATGGCGAGCTCACGGTGAAGCGTCTCCGGAAGCGCAATGGCAAATATGTCCTTGTCCCGGAAAATCCCGCGTACAGCCCGATTGAGGTGGAGATGGAGCAGGAGCTGTTTGTCTGGGGCGTGGTCACGGGCGTTGTACGGAGGTTTTGATGCGGCCCGGGAGTTCCCCATTCTACGCAATGGTGGATTGCAACAATTTCTATGTTTCGTGCGAACGCGTCTTTGAACCGTCCCTTGAAGGGCGGCCCGTTGTCGTGCTGTCCAACAATGACGGATGCGTGATTGCCAGATCGAACGAGGCCAAGGCGCTCGGGATCGGCATGGGCGAGCCAGCATTCAAGCGCAAGGATTTTTTTGCCGCGCACGGCGTGCGGGTCTTTTCGTCCAACTATGCGCTGTACGGGGACATGTCCTCGCGCGTGCAGCAGACCCTTGCCCAATTCTCGCCGGACATCGAGCCATATTCCATTGATGAATGCTTTCTGCGCATGACGGAAACCGATCCGGACAAGCTGTTGGCCATTGCGCGAAGAATTCGGCGGACGGTGCGGCAGTGGACCGGAATTCCGGTCTGTGTCGGATTGGCGCGGACCAAGACCTTGGCCAAGGTTGCCAATCGGCTGGCCAAGAAGCGGGGCAGCTCCGGGGGCGCATGGTTGCTGGACGATCCTCGCCAGATCGACCATGAGCTGGGCCTGCTCGAAGTTGGCGATGTGTGGGGAATCGGTCGGCGCAATGCCCGCAAGCTGAACGCCCTGGGCGTGAAGACCGCCCGGGATCTGACGCTTCGAACCCGGGATTGGGTGCGGGAAAAACTGACCGTGTGCGGCTTGCGAACCATGATGGAGCTGCAGGGAATCCCGTGCATCGAATTCGAGGACGAGCCGCCGACAGCGAAAAGCATCACCTGTTCCCGCTCTTTCGGCACGCGGATCACACGTCTGGAAAGCCTTGAGGAAGCCCTGTGCGCCTATGTGCAACGCGCTGCGGCCAAGCTGCGTGCGCGGCATCTTCAGGCCGGAGCCGTTCAGGTCTTTCTGCTGACCAACCGATTCATGGATGATCCGCAGTTCACCGGCAGCGGCAGTCTCGCCCTGGACACCCCCTCGGCATACACGCCCGACCTTCAGGACAAGGCCCTGACCATTCTGCGCAGAATCTACCGCAAGGGCTACAAGTACCAGAAGGTCGGCGTCCTGCTGCTGGATCTCGTTCCGGAAGGGCAACGCCAACTCACCTTTGCCGATGCCGAAACCAGCGAAGAGCGGGGCAGACAACGTGCACTCATGCGAACGCTGGACACCATCACCTCACGCTTCGGCCGAGATTCACTCCACTTCGCCGGGCAAGGCCTCGGCTCCAAGGAATGGCATATGCGGCAGGAGAATCTGTCGCGGAGGTTCTCCACCTGCTGGGAGGAGTTGTTGGTGGTGGGGTGAGGATATTGTTTTTGTGGGTATTACGAAACACGGTTGCTGGAGACGCTTGGCAATACGTCGAGCGCCTCAATGCTTATTCACCACAGAAAATTCTACTTATGATTGGTACTAAGTTGGGGAGGTTTACACCACCATCGGCTACACAGACTGACTAGCTACGGGGAAGAAGCCGTACCGCCCCTCGTGAGGATTCTTGGTGAACTTAATCAAATTCATTTGAGCCTTATCAATGGTGGATGGTGGTTTCACGTTTTCAATCAAAATAATCTGCTGCCCCTCTGCCCTAGACGCTAAATCCATGTAGAATTGATCTTTGAGGTCTGATCCAGACAAATCATCCTCATCCCCTTCCGGCTCTTTGTAAGCAACAAGAGGAGAATCAAGCACGACAAAGCCGGGATGAGGCAAGCCCTTTGTCTCACAATAATCCAGCAGGCCGCAGGAAAATGAAGCATGAGTGACAGCACGCAAGCCCTTCCCTCGGCTTCCTCTGGGCTTGCCAGCAACAACGAAGTCACGAGCCTTCTCATCAAAATACACACGCCCAGTTTCGGGGAAGTGCCAATCTTTCAGGTAGCGTTCTAAAATGAGAGAGATGTCTTCCAAGACAGTCTTCGGAATAGCTTCACCAACGACCTCTGGTTCCTGTGCCTCAATTTTTGCCTCTTCATATTCTTCAATCTGCTTTTTCATATTCTTAATTTTGTCTGCCAGCTTTTGTGCCGAATGAATCTCAGACAGCTTATCCACGAGGTCAGAATAGCTAGCCCTGCCCTCTTTGAGTTTAGGAGCAACCTTCTCCTCTATTTCTACCTGAACACTCTCCAAACTTGAGTTCGTTGATTTGAGTGATTCCTGTAAGGACCGGGCCTCCACCTTCAATTCCAAGACGGTATCTTTTAGCTCGACAGCGAGTGTGTTGATTTTTGAAATCTCAATGCCTGCTGCTTTAACAACCGTATCAACATCATGGGAACATGAGCTGCAATGAGGTTGTTTTTCAGGAGCAGTTCCACAAAGAGGACAGGCAACTTGTTTTTGGTACACAAAAAGTGACCCCGATTCTTTTATTGCCTCTAGCCTTTCCAGGTCGCTCATGTAATGGGCTTCAAGAAGTTGGAACCGCTCTTGAAGCTTATTTATTTCATCGAGACGCTCTTTCTGTTCCTGCTGTCTGTCCCACAGCCCTTTACGTCTGTTGCTGAGTTCCGTGTACTGCTGCTGACTAAGGTTCACAGCATCCTTATGACGCTCAATAGTCAACGAAAGCTTGTCTAACTGCTCGTCCAATTCATCAGGATTTTCAAACTCGTAATGCTGTAGTTCAATTTCATACTCTTCAAGGAGTTGTTCAATAACCTCGATCTTAGCAGTTGTCTTCACTGCCATTTGTTCTTTCTGGGCCACAGACACAACGGCGCTGTCGTCTACACCTGTTAATAAAAGTTTAAATGTTGCATAATCGGATGTTTTGGAGATGACCTGACCACTCTCAATTGGAGAACCTTCCTTTGTTATCGCTTCCTCTTGAACAATAGCGAGCTTCGCAAGGTCTCTAAAACTCAATGATCTTGTATCCCCACTCTTATTCTTTATGAGCCTCTTTTCATCAAGGCCGATCAATCCCAAAATGAAACGGGAAACATTCTCTTTCTTTTTTGGATTATGCTTTGACGCTAAACTAAACAGCTTCTTGTCGTCATCCGGTGATGAAAGCAGTCCGTTATAACAGTTAAAGGGTCCACCTTGGACACTTCTTTCAAGAGTGTACTCGTTTCCCTCACAATCTTGGAGACCAAGCAATACCCTATCATAGGGGACTCTTTCAGGAATATCCTTCAAGTCAATTCCAGCCCCAAGCATGAAATCTATAGACGAGACAAGGAAGGACTTACCTGTATCGGACGCCCCATGAATAACATTCAACCCAGTCTCAAAACTAACGCTGGCAGGAGGCATGGTTGGTGACAGATAGGTCAAGTGCCGTAAGGAGATGCCTTTGTAGTTCATGTCTCTAACCCACTGCTTTGGTCTATTGAATGGAACTCTGAAGTCCAACGATCAAACGACATTTTCATCAAGGCAGACATCTCAGACTGAGAGTAAAACATGAAAGTCTCCGCGACCCACTCAGCGCGACCGACCAGTTTTAAAATATACGGGGAGGACAAACTACGGATAAACGGCTCTGAGGAATCAGTAGCCATGTACTCTATTCCATTTTCCCCTAGAACCCTGTCTATTAACCCCCGGCTCAGCATTAGCTGTAAGCCGCTTTCAATTAGTCCCCGCCTAACCAACAACTCACCAGACCGAAGTGGCACGGGAGGATGTAGACTCTCAGGCCCACCGATGTCGGCAGAATGAACAATCAAGTATTCAAATTGAAGAATTCGGTGCAAATCAATCGAGTTCGGATAGGTTGCATTTAGAACAACCAAAGAGCGCATCCCTGCCTCAAACGGGCTGTTGAACACTACCGGACGAGTCGTTTTAGTCATCACCATTCTCTACCCACAGTAGTTTGTCTTCATTCGCTAACTGGTGGCACACACCCTGCCTGTCATTCACAAGCACTCTGCCACACAAGGCGTTCCCCGTAAGGGCAATGTCCACTGCTTTCGAGACTGTTTTTTTCACCCGTTCAAAGCCGTGTTCATGGTCAGATTCACAAACATCAACTACACCCTGATAAATCTCATCTTGCAACGACTCATAGGTTCCGGCAGGCACATTATCTCTCGCAAAATTTCTCAGAGACTCTGCATGGTAAAACTGTTCACGTGAACGATTGAAATGCCGCTTGATGCTAGGCCACTTATCAAGCTGAGTGACCTCTGTTATTGGCACTTTTTTGGCGTCGGAGTAGGCTTCCATTAGCTGTTGGATATATCGGCTCTCATCCTTCGCAAAGCTTGAAGGTGGAGGTGCCACGGCTGGTCGAACAGGCAGACCTCCACCAAAACGGGTAGCATGAAATGGAGTTTGCGCATGGCCCTCTACCAGTTCAGCCAGCGTCAAGCTGTCAAAGATGCTGTAGTCAAACTCTTCAAGATATGTCTTGAAAGCACCAACTAAAGGGATTGACTTGGTGGAGGTTATCTTGTCCTTGCAGTGCTTGTCCCATGCCTCAATGAGACCTTCCCTAATCTTATCAGGGGCATTCAAAATTTTGGTGAGGGTTGTCCCGACTCCCTGAGGAGCAACAAAATAATAAGCGACAGGTGGGGTGTACTCACCCATAAACGAGTAGTATACAATCTTCCCTATCTCTACCCAACTCTTACTAGGCACAAGCGGACCATCGTAGTGCTTGCACTGAAAGTTAACCCACGGCCCTTTCACTCTGTCCTTTGTCTTGAAACCAACGACATCACACCCCATGTCACCAGCCCCGCCATACCGCTGGACTTTGTCGAATTGTCCTTTAAGCGAGTATGTCCATTCTTCCGTGAACTCTTCCCATTCATCAGGGGAGAATAGCTTCACTTTTTGTGTCGCTGGTACAGGAATTCCGCTTTGAACCTCAGGTGATGAAAACTTACCGGGCTTTGCTTTGGCTTTGATGTCTTTGAAGCTGTCGTCATCAAGCATACTGAGCAACCTACTGTTCGTTAGTCACTTTTTTACCCTTAAGCCGCATAGCACATACTTGTTTATATTAGTTTTGTCAGTAGCAGTATAGACGACAAATACGTCCGATTTGCTTTAACGCGGGTCTTCAATCTGCATGGCCGATTCTAGAAAAACATATACATTTGCTTGTGCTTTTTGTCATCATTAAAGACTCATATCTTATGTTTTTTTTTTCCATTTTTTACTACAAAGATTTTGGCAGTGATCCTGTTACCCCCCTCCCAGTTTTAGCGGCCCTGAAAAGTAGAGCCTACGCAGACCTCGTCTGCCTCGTTCTAGGGGGGGCTTAGTGCCCAAACCAAAAGCAGAGTTTTTGTGCGGATGGAGGTGGCTGACAGTTTCTGGTTGCTGAATTCAGCAATGTAGTCAGAATTTGTAGTCAGTAACAAAAAAAGGGTTTACGCGATTTGCGTAAACCCTTGATTTTCTTGGTGGAGACGAAGAGATTTGAACTCTCGACCCCTGCCTTGCCTTGCGAAGGCAGTGCTCTCCCAGGGGGGGTACGGCCCCGGGGGGGGGGGGGGGGCCCGGGGTTGGGGGGGGGGGGGGGGGGTTTTTTTTCCCTTTTTCCAAAAAAAGAAAAAAAAACGCGGTAACGCGGTTTGCGTATGTGTGGTCGCGAAGGATCAGGGCCTGCCATTCGCGTTGCAGTTCGCGGCGTTTCGGGGTGTCCTCGGCGTGGTGCGCGAACAGGGCCGGGATTTCGGCCGGAGTCATGAATGTGATCGGTTTTGTCAGCTCATCCGGGAAAATGTCGAGTCCCGGGTTCGCATCCGTGAGCAGGAAGCCGCCTGCGCACCACACGTCGAAATGGCGTTGGGTCAGCCCGGCCGGGAGCTGCATGCCGGTTATGTTCAGACTGGCCCGGGCCGTGCGGTAGACGGCCGGAAGATGTGCGTAATAGTCCAGCAGCGGGCGCACTTGAGCCGTGATGCCGTCGGTTCTGGCCCAGCGGTCGTCGCCGAATATCACGGTGTCCGGCCCGGATGCCGCGAGGCAGCGAGCCTTCCAGACGAACGAGGCGACTTCCGCGCCGACTCCGACCTTGCGTTGGTCATTGCCCGGCCACTTGCGATCCACCGGGACGTTTGCCGACCACCAGTGATAGTCGGGCCGCTCGCCGTGTTCCAGCATGGTCACGGCCTGATCGAGCAGGGCTTCATCCGGTGACAGTCCTGCGAAATACTGTTCCTTTTTCGGAAATTCCGATCTCCCGACAAAGACGAGCCGGTCGCCGATGCCCTGTGCCGCGTCCGGCAACTGGCCGGGGGCACCAAAGAGGTCGGGGCTGGCTGCCAGAGGCAGGTGGTGCACGGAGCGGGCGCCCATGTCCTGAAGCGGCTTGATGAACGTGCTGTCCGTGACGAACAGGTGCGCCTCCTTCCAGTATGGGGATTTTACGGAAGAGAGCAGGTGAAACGGATTGTCCACCAGCCAGATGCCGACCTCGGCTCCGGCCTCGCGCAGCAGGTTGTAGCCGAGTCCCCACGGTTCCAGTCCCTTGAAGTTCACGGATAGGAACAGGGCGGGGACGGTCACGCTGAGCAGTGGAGCAAGTTCGGTTCCGGGCGAACGTTCCAGTTTTTCCGGGTTGGGGGAGGCCACCGCGTATCCGGCCTGTTCAAAGGCAAGGGAAAGTTCTCTGCCAAGGAGGTCGCCGGGGCGCGTGGGCAGCCATATGGACTTGCGTCTGACCAGCGGCGGATGCAGAGCCACGGAAAGCCGGGCCGCGAGCGGTGCCCAGAAGCCCGGAAAAAGACGCAGGTTGGGACGGTAGCGGATCACGCAAGACGATGCGAGCAGGGCCGGAGTCACCTCTTCGGGCGACAGGTGCGTGAATTGCGCGGGGATGGATTCGGCCCATGCCGGACTTGCCTGTTTTTCGAATTCCGGGCACTCCACATAAAGGACATGGTCGGACGGCAGCTCGAACCAGTCCGCAAGTTTGTCCGGTTCCGGGCCGAGACCCAGCAGAAGCGTCCTGGCTCCCTTGGCCGGGGGGCAGCCGTGCAGCTCGAATTGTCCCTTGTCCGCCGGAACGGATTTGAGGAGGCCGAGTTCGTCCGTGATTCGCATGCGCTCGGGTCTGGTCATGTGGCTCCCCTTGGCTTTTGCGGCTGTTTCGGCTAGGAATCGCACCACACAAAGGGGGGCGACCCATGAAACAGTACCGCGATCATTACTTCAAACGGGCGAAAAAGGAAAACTATCCGGCCCGTTCCGTCTACAAGCTACAGGAGATGGACAAACGTTTCCATCTTTTCCGCAAGGGCCAGAACGTGCTCGATCTGGGCGCGGCTCCGGGCTCATGGACCCTGTTCGCAGGCAAGAAGGTCGGCGCGGAAGGCCGGGTGCTGGGCGTGGACATCCAGTCCACGGAAACCGAATTCCCGGCGAACATCACGTTTTTGCAGGCCGATGCATTCGAGGATTCCCCGGAGCTGCTGGCCGCCATGGAACCGTTGTTCCCCTTTGACCTCGTCATCAGCGACATGGCCCCCAAGACCACGGGCGTGAAGTTCACGGATCAGGCCAACTCTCTGGAACTCTGCGAACGCGCTTTCGAGGTCGCCACCCGGCGGCTGGTCAAGGGCGGGCATTTCGTGGTCAAGATATTTGAAGGTCCGGACACAAAGGCCTACATTGACGGGGTGCGTCCGTATTTCAGCAAGGTCAAGGTGTTCAAGCCCAAGAGTTCCCGCGCGGAAAGCAAGGAGACCTTCATTCTCGGGCTTGGCTTTAAGGGAGTTGAGGGGTAATCTACCCGGTCAACTTGGAATCAGGAAGAATATTTTCGGCATACAGGAGGATTTATGGCTGGACACAGTAAATGGGCGAACATTCAGCACAGGAAGGGGCGTCAGGACGCCAAGAAGGCGAAATTCTTCACCAAGGCCGCCAAGGACATCATTCTTGCGGCCAAGGCTGGCGGCGGCAACCCCGAAGACAACTCCACCCTGCGTCTGGCCATCCAGAAGGCCAAGGCCGTGAACCTGCCCAAGGACAAGATCGAGAACGCCATCAAGAAGGGTACCGGCGAACTGGCTGGCGGCGACATCGCGGAAGTGATGTACGAGGGCTATGGCCCGAACGGCGTGGCCCTGCTCATTGATGCCGCCACGGACAACAAGAACCGTACCGTTGCTGAAATCCGTCACATTCTGAACAAGAACAACGGCAGCATGGGCGAAGCCGGTTCCGTTGCCTGGATGTTCAACAAGAAGGGCGTGTTCATTTTCTCCAAGGAAAACGCCACTGAAGATGCACTGATGGAAGTTGGGCTGGAGGCCGGTGCCGAAGACATCATCGACGACGGCGACAGCTTCACCGTACAGACCGCGCTTGGCGATTTCATGGTCGTGAAGGAAGCGTTCGACGCTGCGGAAATGGTCTACGAGTCCGCCGAGGTTTCCCAGGTCCCTGACACCATGCTGGAAGTGGACAAGGATACCGGCCTCAAGGTCATCAGGCTCATGGACGCTCTGGAAGACAACGAAGACGTGCAGAAGGTCTACGTGAACGCGGACTTTCCCGACGACGTCTTCGACGATCTCGACTAGTTCATGAGCCGGGAAAGCGGAATCGTCGTCCTCGGTCTGGACCCGGGCTCCCGGGTCACGGGCTATGGTATTGTCCTGGAACGCTCCGGGCAGGCCGAACTCCTTGCCGCAGGGACCATCCGCACTCCGGTAAAGAAGCAGATGGCCGCCCGGTTGGGCGTGATTTACGATCAGCTTCGCGATTTGATCGTGGAACACGGCCCGGCCGAGGCCGCCATTGAAAACGTTTTTGTTTCCAAGAACCCTTCCAGTGCCCTGAAACTCGGTCAGGCGCG
Above is a window of Pseudodesulfovibrio tunisiensis DNA encoding:
- the ruvC gene encoding crossover junction endodeoxyribonuclease RuvC, giving the protein MSRESGIVVLGLDPGSRVTGYGIVLERSGQAELLAAGTIRTPVKKQMAARLGVIYDQLRDLIVEHGPAEAAIENVFVSKNPSSALKLGQARGAAMACCAMHGLSVAEYEPSKIKKNLVGLGNAPKSQVAFMVAHCLGVTRPDWAEDTSDALAVAICHLNERRMRKLCG
- a CDS encoding YebC/PmpR family DNA-binding transcriptional regulator; its protein translation is MAGHSKWANIQHRKGRQDAKKAKFFTKAAKDIILAAKAGGGNPEDNSTLRLAIQKAKAVNLPKDKIENAIKKGTGELAGGDIAEVMYEGYGPNGVALLIDAATDNKNRTVAEIRHILNKNNGSMGEAGSVAWMFNKKGVFIFSKENATEDALMEVGLEAGAEDIIDDGDSFTVQTALGDFMVVKEAFDAAEMVYESAEVSQVPDTMLEVDKDTGLKVIRLMDALEDNEDVQKVYVNADFPDDVFDDLD